The following proteins come from a genomic window of Nocardioides albertanoniae:
- a CDS encoding VanW family protein, whose protein sequence is MIPQIEIDARVAEVAGAEPVANVPDDEPDGATRIMGPGAAGADASADLEDPAEETLLRSTTLRSALPKRGELPAEDNFLFVSKSRNFAPEPDAADAAADADPEAAAEADTEVGLNFPVSDPADTADTDDEPLEETVVGVGPFVVHEPAQPDQIQPDHTQPGYAQTGYAQTGYAQTGYPQPGYAQPDYAQPVPAEGKQIGRGTKIAAAVAGGFAIAAFGGWAAAYAIAGDKIAEGTKVAGVSIGGMTAEEATPILEQKFAPAHSQPINVVADGKTTEVNPADAGLELDAEATVDKAAAGRSWSPVKLWKHFAGGDEVEPVIKTDDKLIGAVAAKVNKGAGTPFKNGGVAIKKGKIKTTEPAAGEGVSDATLATALSDQLLVEGDRKAEVRLEELTPDVDETDVKEAVDEVATPAVSGPITLKFEKTPVKLSPKEFGEAIRFDPKDGKLQASVAPKKLKKVLKKALSDDAARPVDATVKLVNGKPKVVPAKPGVTFNQKDLEAVFLDVATAAKDDRSVEVKSKVAKPKVTTKEAKAWGVKEKISSYTTNFPYAEYRNVNIGRAADLVNGTVLKPGDTFSLNGIVGERTAANGFTKGWMIQNGIFREDYGGGVSQMATTTFNAMFFAGLQDVEHKPHSLYIDRYPIGREATVAWPSLDLKFKNNTKYGVLIHSWVNPAGSAGQGSVTVEMWSTKLWDIKARTGERYDFKPPGKQKITDGNCENTSGAKGFSINVWRDFYKPGSGSKVDSEAFKTVYIPQDEVKCTDESKKKPPADPN, encoded by the coding sequence ATGATCCCGCAGATCGAGATCGATGCGCGTGTCGCCGAGGTCGCCGGGGCCGAGCCGGTCGCGAATGTGCCCGATGACGAGCCCGACGGCGCGACCCGGATCATGGGCCCCGGCGCTGCCGGTGCCGACGCGTCGGCCGACCTCGAGGATCCCGCCGAGGAGACGCTGCTGCGGAGCACGACGCTGCGCTCGGCGCTGCCCAAGCGCGGCGAGCTGCCGGCGGAGGACAACTTCCTGTTCGTCTCGAAGAGCCGCAACTTCGCGCCCGAGCCGGACGCGGCCGATGCCGCCGCTGACGCCGACCCCGAGGCCGCCGCCGAGGCGGACACCGAGGTCGGGCTCAACTTCCCGGTCTCGGACCCCGCTGACACCGCTGACACCGACGACGAGCCGCTCGAGGAGACGGTCGTTGGCGTGGGGCCGTTCGTCGTGCACGAGCCCGCGCAGCCCGACCAGATCCAGCCTGACCACACCCAGCCCGGCTATGCACAGACCGGCTATGCACAGACCGGCTATGCACAGACCGGCTACCCCCAACCTGGCTATGCGCAGCCCGACTACGCGCAGCCGGTCCCGGCCGAGGGCAAGCAGATCGGCAGGGGCACCAAGATTGCCGCGGCGGTCGCCGGTGGCTTCGCCATCGCGGCCTTCGGAGGGTGGGCCGCCGCGTACGCCATCGCGGGCGACAAGATCGCTGAGGGCACCAAGGTCGCCGGCGTGAGCATCGGCGGGATGACCGCTGAGGAGGCCACGCCGATCCTGGAGCAGAAGTTCGCCCCCGCGCACAGCCAGCCGATCAACGTCGTCGCCGACGGCAAGACGACCGAGGTCAACCCTGCCGATGCCGGCCTCGAGCTCGACGCCGAGGCGACGGTCGACAAGGCGGCGGCGGGCCGCAGCTGGAGCCCGGTGAAGCTGTGGAAGCACTTCGCCGGCGGCGACGAGGTCGAGCCTGTCATCAAGACCGACGACAAGCTGATCGGGGCGGTCGCGGCCAAGGTCAACAAGGGCGCCGGCACCCCGTTCAAGAACGGTGGCGTCGCCATCAAGAAGGGCAAGATCAAGACCACCGAGCCTGCTGCGGGTGAAGGCGTCAGCGACGCCACGCTCGCGACCGCGCTCAGCGACCAGCTGCTCGTCGAAGGTGACCGCAAGGCGGAGGTACGCCTCGAGGAGCTGACTCCCGACGTCGACGAGACCGACGTCAAGGAGGCGGTCGACGAGGTCGCCACGCCGGCGGTCTCCGGCCCGATCACTCTGAAGTTCGAGAAGACTCCGGTGAAACTCTCCCCGAAGGAGTTCGGCGAGGCGATCCGTTTCGATCCCAAGGACGGCAAGCTGCAGGCGTCGGTGGCGCCGAAGAAACTGAAGAAGGTGCTCAAGAAGGCGCTCTCGGACGATGCTGCCCGCCCGGTCGACGCGACCGTGAAGCTGGTCAACGGCAAGCCGAAGGTGGTGCCCGCCAAGCCCGGCGTCACCTTCAACCAGAAGGACCTGGAGGCGGTCTTCCTCGATGTCGCCACCGCGGCCAAGGACGACCGCAGCGTCGAGGTGAAGTCGAAGGTCGCCAAGCCGAAGGTCACCACCAAGGAGGCCAAGGCCTGGGGTGTGAAGGAGAAGATCTCCTCCTACACGACCAACTTCCCCTACGCCGAATACCGCAACGTCAACATCGGCCGCGCCGCCGACCTGGTCAACGGCACCGTGCTGAAGCCGGGCGACACCTTCTCCCTCAACGGCATCGTCGGCGAGCGTACGGCCGCCAACGGCTTCACCAAGGGCTGGATGATCCAGAACGGGATCTTCCGCGAGGACTACGGCGGCGGCGTCTCCCAGATGGCGACGACCACCTTCAACGCGATGTTCTTCGCCGGCCTCCAAGACGTCGAGCACAAGCCGCACTCGCTCTACATCGACCGCTACCCGATCGGCCGCGAAGCGACCGTCGCCTGGCCGTCGCTGGACCTGAAGTTCAAGAACAACACCAAGTACGGCGTGCTCATCCACTCCTGGGTGAACCCCGCCGGCTCGGCCGGCCAGGGTTCGGTCACCGTCGAGATGTGGTCCACCAAGCTCTGGGACATCAAGGCCCGCACCGGCGAGCGCTACGACTTCAAGCCCCCCGGCAAGCAGAAGATCACCGACGGCAACTGCGAGAACACCTCCGGCGCCAAGGGCTTCTCGATCAACGTGTGGCGCGACTTCTACAAGCCCGGCAGCGGTTCGAAGGTCGACTCCGAAGCCTTCAAGACCGTCTACATCCCGCAGGACGAGGTCAAGTGCACCGACGAGTCGAAGAAGAAGCCGCCCGCTGACCCGAACTGA
- a CDS encoding thioesterase family protein — protein sequence MGESAQSASGQAEFDRDIDVRRTDATTYAADLAPGWVVGGGVNGGYLLSVIANAVSQHLPRHPDPIVVSAFYTSASVPGAAQVRIDVKRDSGSLAIVSAELWQGDDLRLTTTATYADLDGLHAKANPLERVTLIEPELPPREECVVTHSAPDEVKSFVPMLERFDMLVPPEQFVWAGGEGSGKGTFSAWFRLKDRDADPISLLQVLDALPPVTYDLGMPGWAPTLELTCHVRHKPAPGWLKVTHTSRNLSGGMFEEDCEVWDSEGRLVGQARQLARVPRA from the coding sequence GATGCGACGACCTACGCGGCCGATCTCGCGCCCGGCTGGGTGGTCGGTGGCGGGGTCAACGGCGGCTACCTGCTCTCGGTGATCGCCAACGCGGTGAGTCAGCACCTGCCCAGGCACCCCGACCCGATCGTGGTCAGCGCCTTCTACACCAGCGCGAGCGTGCCCGGCGCGGCGCAGGTGCGCATCGACGTCAAGCGTGACTCCGGCTCCCTCGCGATCGTGAGCGCCGAGCTGTGGCAGGGCGACGACCTCCGGCTGACCACCACCGCGACGTACGCCGACCTCGACGGCCTCCACGCGAAGGCGAACCCGCTCGAGCGGGTCACCCTGATCGAGCCCGAGCTGCCGCCGCGCGAGGAGTGCGTGGTCACCCACAGCGCTCCCGACGAGGTCAAGAGCTTCGTGCCGATGCTCGAACGCTTCGACATGCTGGTGCCGCCCGAGCAGTTCGTCTGGGCAGGTGGGGAGGGCTCGGGCAAGGGCACGTTCTCCGCGTGGTTCCGGCTCAAGGACCGCGACGCCGACCCGATCTCGCTGCTCCAGGTGCTCGACGCGCTGCCGCCGGTGACCTACGACCTCGGCATGCCCGGCTGGGCGCCCACCCTCGAGCTCACCTGTCATGTCCGGCACAAGCCGGCGCCGGGCTGGCTCAAGGTCACCCACACCTCCCGCAACCTCTCGGGTGGCATGTTCGAGGAGGACTGCGAGGTCTGGGACTCCGAGGGCAGGCTCGTCGGCCAGGCGCGCCAGCTCGCTCGCGTGCCCCGCGCCTGA
- a CDS encoding (deoxy)nucleoside triphosphate pyrophosphohydrolase, whose protein sequence is MNSSMTVVAAAILSADGKQVLAARRTSPPEAAGRWELPGGKVEHGETAEAALVREIGEELGCLVEVLDWMRGESALGSAGGRLIAATARVTAGEPRPREHDQILWLAAEDLDSVDWLEPDRPFLDPLRHVLGVPEGATVRGIFFDEGDARAAASTLEREGWSARVGRERYQGEDDDEDHPWSVETDAPEMVLELLVDEYDGWLDVAEEAPDTSIAPEPVELPENPKRIKRPDLGNS, encoded by the coding sequence GTGAACAGCTCCATGACCGTAGTGGCCGCGGCGATCCTCAGCGCCGACGGCAAGCAGGTGTTGGCCGCGAGGCGTACGTCTCCGCCGGAGGCGGCCGGACGCTGGGAGCTTCCTGGCGGGAAGGTCGAGCACGGGGAGACCGCGGAGGCCGCGCTCGTCCGGGAGATCGGCGAGGAGCTCGGCTGCCTCGTCGAGGTGCTCGACTGGATGCGGGGAGAGTCGGCTCTCGGGTCCGCCGGCGGGCGACTCATCGCCGCGACCGCCCGGGTGACCGCCGGTGAGCCGCGGCCGCGCGAGCACGACCAGATCCTGTGGCTGGCGGCCGAGGATCTCGACTCGGTCGACTGGCTCGAGCCCGACCGTCCGTTCCTCGATCCGCTCCGTCATGTGCTCGGGGTGCCTGAGGGTGCCACCGTGCGCGGCATCTTCTTCGACGAGGGCGACGCCCGCGCTGCGGCCTCGACGCTGGAGCGCGAGGGCTGGTCCGCTCGGGTCGGCCGCGAGCGCTACCAGGGCGAGGACGACGACGAGGACCACCCGTGGTCGGTGGAGACCGACGCGCCCGAGATGGTGCTCGAGCTGCTCGTCGACGAGTACGACGGGTGGCTCGACGTCGCCGAGGAGGCGCCGGACACCTCGATCGCCCCCGAACCCGTCGAGCTGCCGGAGAATCCGAAGCGGATCAAGCGCCCCGATTTGGGCAACTCCTAG
- the mshB gene encoding N-acetyl-1-D-myo-inositol-2-amino-2-deoxy-alpha-D-glucopyranoside deacetylase, translating into MTSEKSLLLVHAHPDDETIGTGATMAKYLAEGAHVTLVTCTAGEMGEILVPELAHLAADRDDALGAHRRGEIEAAMAALKAPDGSEIDHRWLGGFGTYRDSGMTWSADGTHAQPDPDARENAFWYADLTEAADHLVTIIREVRPQVLVTYDEFGNYGHPDHIQAHRVATYAAHLAAVPTYKKELGEAHEVDRIFWTAIAESWIREGLRAARAAGDDESLGGMDPEGPLPMATPDVDIAAAIDGTSYADQKVAAMRSYPTQMDMEQGMFAMTNSLGTTAWSHEHFRIAKGTVDGHGLTDLFAGL; encoded by the coding sequence GTGACCTCCGAGAAGAGCCTGCTGCTCGTGCACGCCCACCCCGACGACGAGACGATCGGGACGGGGGCGACGATGGCGAAATATCTCGCCGAGGGAGCCCACGTCACGCTGGTGACCTGCACGGCGGGGGAGATGGGCGAGATCCTGGTGCCCGAGCTGGCCCACCTCGCCGCCGACCGCGACGACGCCCTGGGTGCGCATCGCCGCGGCGAGATCGAGGCCGCGATGGCCGCCCTGAAGGCGCCCGACGGCAGCGAGATCGACCACCGCTGGCTGGGCGGGTTCGGCACCTACCGCGACTCCGGCATGACCTGGAGCGCCGACGGCACCCACGCTCAGCCCGATCCCGACGCCCGCGAGAACGCGTTCTGGTACGCCGACCTCACCGAGGCCGCCGACCACCTCGTCACGATCATCCGGGAGGTGCGCCCGCAGGTGCTGGTCACCTATGACGAGTTCGGCAACTACGGCCACCCCGACCACATCCAGGCGCACCGGGTCGCGACGTACGCGGCCCATCTCGCCGCCGTGCCGACCTACAAGAAGGAGCTCGGGGAGGCCCACGAGGTCGACCGGATCTTCTGGACCGCGATCGCGGAGAGCTGGATCCGCGAAGGTCTGCGGGCCGCCCGTGCGGCCGGCGACGACGAGTCGCTCGGCGGGATGGACCCCGAGGGTCCGCTGCCGATGGCGACGCCCGACGTCGACATCGCCGCGGCGATCGACGGCACGTCCTACGCCGACCAGAAGGTCGCCGCGATGCGCTCCTATCCCACCCAGATGGACATGGAGCAGGGCATGTTCGCGATGACCAACAGCCTGGGCACGACGGCGTGGTCGCACGAGCACTTCCGGATCGCCAAGGGCACGGTCGACGGGCACGGTCTGACCGACCTGTTCGCGGGGCTGTGA
- a CDS encoding M15 family metallopeptidase has translation MSDQQWPPRRPGDPRRQPRDNGQPRDPGRPGDNERPLPSQRPIRPERPGWEQQPRPGEQPYPGPQRPYQQPQQPYPSQQRPYPQDPRQQDPRQPYPGQPIPGRRLPGQSYPGQPYPGQSYPGQPHPGQHYPGQQPYPSDPRQPDPTEPYPGQPYGQDPWQPVPGQPIPGQPIPGQPAPAYPQGFGPGRFGPEPPKKRRWPKVLLVLLVLVLVGVAGYGGYDFYDQTQKWKQTATDDMRDLGSDLSVAVASMREVGWEVTAEDIGALLDQPAPHSDGLGLRTVTADEAQKSFTVAGYRTWQDTYAKRDHTTAVCAAITLGEGTKSPVEQTITDCPDSTPKSAPAATGTDTDIDTGGAEAEAGGVAGDLADLMTQAAERRSSAGASDDLLDVAAPTKPVGNMRADSTALRCAPGTNNIGEAEGYDEGKLIPVRLCAVEGMPNTGTESTKGDPSYLDGSDGLTVVNARISGAAAALVKKASKQGVDLVAGSSFRTMKKQKALCAEDLSGGCPAGDYTLTAQPGHSSHQLGIAIDFEEPSVTGGKTCATRASQPSSAVWRFLNKVALDFGLKQYAPEAWHWDAYGGKDRCAPL, from the coding sequence ATGAGCGATCAGCAGTGGCCCCCGAGGCGGCCCGGCGACCCTCGCCGCCAGCCCCGCGACAACGGCCAGCCCCGCGATCCTGGCCGGCCGGGGGACAACGAGCGTCCGCTCCCAAGCCAGCGGCCGATCCGCCCCGAGCGGCCGGGCTGGGAGCAGCAGCCCCGCCCCGGCGAGCAGCCCTATCCCGGGCCGCAGCGGCCCTATCAGCAGCCGCAGCAGCCCTATCCGAGCCAGCAGCGGCCCTATCCGCAGGACCCACGCCAGCAGGACCCGCGCCAGCCGTATCCAGGCCAGCCCATTCCTGGACGCCGGCTTCCGGGCCAGTCATACCCGGGCCAGCCCTACCCCGGCCAGTCATACCCCGGGCAGCCCCACCCCGGTCAGCACTACCCCGGCCAGCAGCCCTATCCGTCCGATCCTCGGCAGCCCGACCCCACAGAGCCCTATCCGGGCCAGCCCTACGGGCAGGACCCGTGGCAGCCGGTTCCGGGGCAGCCGATTCCGGGGCAGCCGATTCCGGGGCAGCCGGCCCCGGCGTACCCCCAGGGTTTCGGTCCTGGCCGGTTCGGGCCGGAGCCGCCGAAGAAGCGCAGGTGGCCGAAGGTTCTCCTGGTGCTGCTGGTGCTCGTGCTCGTCGGGGTCGCCGGTTACGGGGGTTACGACTTCTACGACCAGACCCAGAAGTGGAAGCAGACGGCCACCGACGACATGCGCGACCTGGGCAGCGACCTCTCGGTCGCGGTCGCCTCGATGCGCGAGGTCGGCTGGGAGGTGACCGCCGAGGACATCGGCGCCTTGCTGGATCAGCCCGCACCCCACAGCGACGGCCTGGGACTGCGTACGGTCACCGCCGACGAGGCCCAGAAGAGCTTCACGGTGGCGGGTTACCGCACCTGGCAGGACACCTACGCCAAGCGTGACCACACCACCGCCGTGTGCGCTGCCATCACGTTGGGCGAGGGCACCAAGTCGCCGGTCGAGCAGACCATCACAGACTGCCCCGACAGCACCCCGAAGAGCGCGCCGGCGGCCACGGGCACCGACACCGACATCGACACCGGCGGGGCCGAGGCAGAGGCAGGCGGTGTCGCCGGCGACCTTGCCGACCTGATGACCCAGGCAGCCGAGCGCCGCTCGTCGGCGGGTGCGAGCGACGACCTGCTCGACGTCGCCGCGCCGACCAAGCCCGTGGGCAACATGCGCGCCGACTCCACGGCGCTGCGCTGCGCACCCGGCACCAACAACATCGGCGAGGCCGAGGGGTACGACGAGGGCAAGCTGATCCCGGTGCGCCTCTGTGCGGTCGAGGGCATGCCCAACACGGGCACCGAGAGCACCAAGGGCGACCCGTCCTACCTCGACGGCTCCGACGGGCTGACCGTCGTCAACGCCCGCATCTCCGGGGCCGCGGCCGCGCTGGTCAAGAAGGCCTCCAAGCAGGGCGTCGACCTGGTCGCGGGCAGCTCGTTCCGCACGATGAAGAAGCAGAAGGCGTTGTGCGCCGAGGATCTCAGCGGCGGCTGCCCGGCCGGCGACTACACACTGACCGCCCAGCCGGGTCACTCATCGCACCAGCTCGGGATCGCGATCGACTTCGAGGAGCCCAGCGTCACCGGCGGCAAGACCTGCGCGACACGGGCCTCGCAGCCGAGCAGCGCCGTGTGGCGGTTCCTCAACAAGGTGGCGCTGGACTTCGGCCTCAAGCAGTACGCCCCGGAGGCATGGCACTGGGACGCCTACGGCGGCAAGGACCGCTGCGCACCGCTCTGA